The Bacteroidota bacterium DNA window TGCCGTCCGCGTCGTTATTCTGACCGGTGCCGGTAAAGCCTTTTGTTCGGGGCAGGACCTGAAGGATGCACCGACAGGGAACAGTGCCAATGGTACTGGCAAGCGATCGCTTCGCGATTCGCTCGAACGACGGTATAATCCGCTTATCCGCGCAATGCGCAAGCTGCCGAAGCCAATCATTGCGTCGATCAATGGTGTCGCGGCGGGCGCCGGGGCATCGCTGGCGCTGGCCTGCGATTATCGGATCATGGCCGATAACGCCAAGTTGATCGAGGTGTTCGTCCGCATCGGGCTTGTGCCCGATTCCGGGTCGAGCTGGTTTCTTGTCAAGATGCTGGGCGTGGCCAAAGCATTCGAACTCGCCGCACTTGGCGATGATGTGCCGGCGCAAAAAGCGCTCGAGTTGAGTCTGGCGAATCAAGTTGTACCGGCCGCCGATTTGGAGCGCGAGACGCTGAAGATCGCTGAGCGATTCGCGACCGGCCCGACCAAAGCCTACGGCTATATCAAGCACATGATGGACCGCGCCGCTGCCGTCTCGCTGGATGACGCGCTCGACTATGAGGTCTTTATGCAGGAAGCTGCCGGCCGCACCGAGGACTACGCGAACGCGGTCAAAGCGTTTGCTGATAAACGCAAGCCGGAATATACGGGGAGATAAGACACTGCCTCCCCTCCCGCAAGCGAGAGGAGAGTTCTTCCTATGTTCTCATGACATATTCGTAATTGAATATTCCGCTTCCGGATGTGATTTAGAATCATCCATGGGGTTCTTATTTTACATGATGAAATCAGACTCGTTCAGTCATTGCAAGTGCGTTGTATTTGTCGCTGTGATGGTGTGTTGTTCGTTGGGTATTGGTGGCCGCACACTGGCGCAGGAAGCCAATGTGAAGAACATGAGCCTCGGTATGGTGTTCGGCGATCCGCTCGGAGCCACGATGCAATACCGCACCACGCCCGTGACAGCACTCGATGTTGGGTTTGGACCTGATTACTTCGGCTCGCCGCGGCTACAGGTCGATTATGTCTGGAAGTTCAACACTTTCCACTCGAGTGTCCTGAATACGTATGCGGGTCCCGGATTGGCCGTCGCATTCGCGAAGGGAATCAGAATATTCTATAGCAAAGAGCCGAAGCTCGAGAGCTTTGCAAATCTCGAAGACAATAAATTCGGCTTTGGCGGTCGCGCGATCTTTGGATTGAATTACGCTCGCGCACTTTCCCCGTTCCAGTTCTTTGTCGAAGGCGGCCCGGTCGTTGCCGCGAGTCATATCTTCGATCTCGATTACGACGGCGCCATTGGATTCCGGTATAAGATTTAGGGCAGCCGAGAAGTCCTGCCTGTAGGGACGTGCCGCGCACGTCCTGTCTCGGAATACCGGAAAGACGCAGGCCAACCGTAGGGACGTGCCGCGCACGTCCTGTCTTCGGAATACCGGAAAGACGCAGGCCAACCGTAGGGACGTGCCGCGCACGTCCTGTCTCGGAATACCGGAAAGACGCAGGCCAACCGTAGGGACGTGCCGCGCACGTCCTGTCTTCGGAATACT harbors:
- a CDS encoding enoyl-CoA hydratase-related protein, which produces MAETILTKLDSGIFTITLNRPEVYNAFNEQLTTDLQDAFKEAAKNDAVRVVILTGAGKAFCSGQDLKDAPTGNSANGTGKRSLRDSLERRYNPLIRAMRKLPKPIIASINGVAAGAGASLALACDYRIMADNAKLIEVFVRIGLVPDSGSSWFLVKMLGVAKAFELAALGDDVPAQKALELSLANQVVPAADLERETLKIAERFATGPTKAYGYIKHMMDRAAAVSLDDALDYEVFMQEAAGRTEDYANAVKAFADKRKPEYTGR